TGACCTGAAcataattggaactcaaaaggaggttgatgatgctcgaactcatatgaaaggggagttcgaaatgaaagatcttggtaagacaaagttttgtcttggggctccagatagagcatctccgagaaggaatatttgtgcatcaatcaaactatacgAAAAGGTTATTGAAACGCTTTCGTATGGACAAAGCGACTCCTTTGCGTACTCCAATGATAGGTAGATCTGTCAATGTTGAGAGTGATCCTTTTAGGCCCTGCGAAGATAGCGAGAAGATATTAGGTCCAGAATTACCTTATATGAGTGCTATCGGTGGGCTGTTATATCTTGCAAACTGTACCAGACCAGATATAGCTTTTGCGTTGTAACTCAAGAATCACaagatgaaaatatattatcatcCCTCTCATCCCACGtccatctctctttcttttaGTTGACCtttcaaagaaaatatatatatagtaaatatcAAATCAGCTATCTTTATCACCTCACGTATTTCACAACAAATTTGATGATTTTTCGTCTTCCCCGTAATTTTAagtttagttatatttttaacttttttttttttgtcgatggTTAATTATGCTCTTACaaactatgaaaaatattacaagaCGATTatacagccgacaattctacctgCCTTATGAGGATTCACGTCTGACTGCATCATTGTGAGTTGTCCTATGAGATCCATGTCTGACGGTACTCCTTGCGCCATACCGAAGATCTCTTGTATGCTTTTCTCCATAAACCTGCATAATTCGCCTCTGCATAATCTGATGGTTaactttattattagttttaataaataattttaatgatttagctaataatttatcattagcttaaaaataatttaaaaaaaattataaggatAATATCATGGGGGAATTTCATGTTTATCGCTTTTATGTTACCattattcatctttaccaccactaaaagaacatttcaaaaatacattattcattaaatggcaaaagactcttatacccatgttcactatatatatataatcaataattatttaaataaataaaattaaaaaaagaataataattttttatatatttgaattacactttttcaaatttgaactttttataattttttctgaaattttattttcaaaatttctttttaaaattcgaaattatgtttgaaactatttttaaaaaaaaattatatatttttaagtatttatttatatatttattagaatcctaaatttcacattccaaaaactttACTCCACCCCctcaactctataccctaagtctagattagttaaccactggggtataaatgtcttttacctttcattaaaagtgattgtaaaaaaaagttagtgtaaacatgaaaaatgatactatgaatgtgttatttgtggcaattttcctAATATCatacttaaatttattatatttacgtTAGTAATActcaaatattatataaataataaccaCGTGTTAGTGGTCTAGTGGTTAAACTCAATCTGGGAAGTCATGGGTTCGAGTGCCGCTGGGAGGTGATTATCTGGAGAAACCTTCGGGCCCAATACGGAGAAGTCTGTTAACGTGTGGCCACTGGTGGGATTTACATGGGGTGATCACCAGCCCTCCTGGATGCCTCGACGGACTCCCCGGCTAAGCTCCGGTGGACGGTCATTGGCGCTAGTCGGATCCTCTCGAGGCTCCGGATACCAggatcatcaaaaaaaaatattatataaataatttattatatttggttTAGTAGTATTGTAACAAACAAAATCACTGATTGtgataatttctaaaaacaaattggcaaaaaaatcaaaaatatttatatctaaaCTATTATAACAGGAGTACAAATTTAAACCCTCATTTTTCCTAAAGAATTACAATCTCATGCCACtacataatattttgaaattcaaaaaggTAGATTTAAATAACCAAAATCAACGTGATTTGGACTGTAACTATAGAAACTTTACTGTAGAATTTTGGCTGTAGGATTTTTTGATTTAGCTGTAAGTGATGTAAGTTTACAATTGATTGCTAAATCAATATATTtcttagagcaaaaaaaaaatggaactttagaaaataaggcttttacagtttttttttttgttttttggctgtaatttaaaaaaaacaagataaaataTGATTGGTGATTTAAAGGGTGTAGATTAATATTAAAGCtaaaatcagttcctaaaagcccaaccaatcatcccTAGTTAACTCTACCAAATCAACGTGACTTCTTAGCTTTGTGAAACCTTACCCATTGTCAGATTGATTTTACTCGCAAGCAACCTTTCTCCATTTAGCTTTTGGCACCAAATCTCTTTGAGCTCAAATCTTTGGTGCGTTTTTGTTGATTTCTTTTggaatttattttcttttctcaacCGTCGCAAATGATTGAAGAGATTGATAAATCTATTGTCCAACCTTCACCTTGAGAGTATATGCTGGATTGAAGAAAAAGAAGCCTGTAAGTGTTTTGATTATTTGTGTCTTCTAAGTTACTGGTATCTTGATGACTCtcattctcaattttttttggtgGTTAGGTTGAAATTTCAAGCTCATTGAATTAAAAAAGTCTGGATGCCGAGGAAGATTTGGATTGCATTTTTAGAGTATTTTCTttgcatattatttattttttctagctgaaaatatgtttttcctgTCTGAAGCTTACAGAAAATACATTaggaggaagatgcagagggaATAGAATCAATAGATTTGCAGGTCGGCAACTTTACCCTGGGAGGGAAGTGATATGGGTTACATATATGACGAGGTGAGTATATCTTTAGATGTGTGTTTTGCACTAAACCATAGTAACTTGACGACTTTCTTTGGTTACAAAAGACATATAGAGGAACTATTTCCTTATGTCAATGGTTTTGATGAACGGAAGTTATATTTGCAGCTTCTTGGTAGAGTTTTTATCATTCTCCGTGAAAATAATCCAAAGCTTTCTGGAGAGAGGCGTCATATAGTTACGAAGcctcctcaaaagaaaaacAGTGTTTGTCAACTTTATGGATCTTTGCAAGACATTCTCACGCTTTAACATGGCCTCCTcttcctttctcaaaaaaatgaaaaaaacatggCTTCTGCCACATCTTCATACTTGCGGCTACGATAATTATTTGAGCTAATTGactaaattcaaaatattgttGTTGATTTAGTATCTTAACTAAACTAATCTTCAAAAAGTAAttcatatatgaaaataattacgAGAACCACAATAATATTCATGGACCATAAACAAacttagaaaatattaattaaagaccatatttccaattttACCTACGttaaagtatcatatatatctaaCGCCATAGTTCCCAAGATTTAGTTACAGTTTTCTGTtattcttaaaatataataaatactaATTAGTGGTCATATCTCCAAAGTTagttaagaaaaattattattgtttattcTAATAAACTATTATACTAAAAATTTACTTACGAATTtgttcctatttttttttttgcttttctttgttgtttttaaatatattatattttcttacgATTTTATAAAGATCCTAAACTTAATTTAcccatcgtttttttttttttttgctataaataCAACCATCTTCACCAGCTAATCCATTCACAAAAGACCATCATTCATCTTTTGTTTATCGAAATCTATAATGCCAATCAAGTAAAGGTGCTTCATATTTGAAAGCAAACTAATATTCTATACGGTGAAACTTTAGAGATTATTTTCCAAtggataaaaatgttttaatcaaGTTGATAACATAGCTTTATCAAGTTAATAACCAGTGCGGACTGGCTCAATGGTGATTACTTGAGGGAGCTTTGACTCTAATACGGGAAGATACCTAGGTTCAATTCGCGCTGGCCACCGGAGCATTCACATTCTCTCTCTGGGGAAAGGGGCAATCCACTACCCTTTTTTTTAATGTAGCtttatcaaataagttttcGTTTATAAATCACGCCcaactaaaaagaaaaatctcaTCTCTATTTATATTTGACACAAGTCTAAGTACATAATATTATAccatttaatacatatatataaatactattatcttcaatttttctatttttacatgAAAATTAATTCTATGATTATCAACATTAAAAACCATATTCATTTGACATTAAATCCATAATTTTAGAAAAGTAAACAAtctttcatataatattttaatattactaatatctATAGTTTAGTTCCAATCAGAAAATTCTATCCTAAATAAAAAGGACTCTATATTGTAAAATGTATTCAACAataatgataaaacaaaaaaaacaactattACTTATATATACATACTAATCACAACATTGTATAATTcttcatataaatttaactCAATAAAATGTTACAATAAAAATGACAACCAtttatttacatgttataaaataaactgtttatacaacaaaataatttatcgCTCCCAAAACGCGGatcaaaaatacaattatactaataattttctgtgaagtaaatatttataattaaattctttatataaataatttgataaatgtaaaacataattcacataccatataaaaatatttagttggGTTAGCATAGACATAAAAGATCATATGTcaaaatttagttattatttatgaagtaatTTTTCTCTTTCACATTAAAAGTTAGAATATTAAAAGTATTTATTATCTTTGAtaaataattagaatatatttttaatatataactacccataaatttaaaaaaaaatttcattaatttgaaaatcatcattatctaaaaaggattatatattatgttatccaaatattttttacatcataatattttttatatatgaatgttttcaagtttattttacgtaattatatatattttattaaaataatttttaccatgtataaatttaatatttaactaatcccttatatattaaagcacaagtcacttgACAAATGAAATTTTGACAAAtggaaaatattttacaaaaataattaaaaataatcaactaaagaaaaaacattttcgATCCCTAATTTTTAGGTACTCCTTCCTAATTTTTTTCAGAATATTAGGTTCACGTCAAAGTTAACTAACCACCATTTCAAACTGTTTTGTTCTCttatataatttcttatattACCTACAAATttagtttatgtattttttttgctttttctattttctccGTTATCAAACAACAGATCATTTCATCATCTTTCctaaattttcaattttgatCTCGACCGGCTCTTTCATATCTACTTTCTTTTGTCTAATACCCAATTCAAAGTTTTATTATTCATCACCTGGATAAATACTTAAAAGTTCATGAtcgacaattttttttatatataacagtGGAATGCAGTCATCTTTGAACTTTTCTCAAAGCCACAGTTGGATTTGCTCTACGTGGAGAAATTCTGGGAATCTTTAGGATTTTGTTGCAGGTATTCATGgtacgtttttttttaactcaatgAGTTCATAACTTTTTCTGCAAAAGCCGAGTAACAATATAGCATAAAATCGTGTATTGATCAGTTTAGAAATCATCTTTGTTTACTGCAGacttatataagaaataaaataattattttggacATATCTGCTCTACATTATACTTGGCGAAGGTTGAAGACGATGATGGATGACAAAAGTGATGCAAAACGCGTGATAATTAGAAagtgaaataattatttactttataatagTCCTTAACAATTAGGGACATTTTAACACATTCTTAGCAACAGAGCCACTTAAAATCTACACCAAAAATTAGGACCTTGATCTTTGATACTGAAAATCTACGCCTTTTAAGTGCTGAATATGGGTAAGTCACATCATGTGTTAActcataaataatttttagttttaaaacaattttctaaACTTAATTTTGCAATTTCTAACATTTTAATTGGATAGTTGTCACAGttatctaaaaaattaaaagtaatatATTTGCAAACCTTTAAATTGTCTGGAAGAATTAAATAATAAgtcaagaaaatgtttttttaataaagcaAAGTAAATTTgcaaaacattaataaaaaattcaacaaaCTATCAAAAGAAGTAATgtaggtttatttttttttttagtgtgtgttttttttaaaaaagcttAAATAATTAACCATGAAATGTCAAcaaaattgttatttaaaactataaatttaataacTTAGATTCATTACATCTAAATTTATACtatgttaaaattaaatatttgttaaatttaatggatcaaaataataatttaccttaattgaaaattatgataaaaatcAAAGCATTTTAGAACAATGAATTAATAGGTGCGTAGCACCGGGTAAATACTTGTTATTAAATAGTTCAAAAGCATGAATATAATTTATTCAAAagcataaatataatttatagcaatagtttttgtaaaattattaacCCCGCAAGTGCGGGCAAAAAACCTAGTTATCTTTATTTTCAAGTTTAAATATCTGGAtctaatatttaaaagtatattaaaatttctatttattagtaataattttaatatatttaaatttatacatattttataatattatataaataatttcataattcagaaattattttaattatttttataagctTTTATGGATTTGAATTTGGATAATCACAAATACTTTAATGTTTCGAGTATATCCAAAAATCACAAATCAAGagttagataaaaaaaacaatgattttGTGGATCTGGATTCATACGTTTATTTTCActataatagaataaaatataaatttattccacaaataaaagaatattttattatttctttatttttacactaaagaaaataaaattggaataaaactcaaattttattatagaattattcattttcaaagaaaaattgTAGTGATACATTCTTAATAGATTAAAATGGTTTTGAATTGAACAACAATTTCAGATAAAATgatatgtttcaaaatataaaatagcattttaaatcattatttcatcaaaatttcaaatattttaactaaaaacaaaaacttttggGTGATGCAATGTAAGCTATAAATAGATGAACACTATGCAAACAAGGCCGACTAATATAGGGATCAGGATCAGGATCAGTTAATATAGGGAGACAAAGGGTGCGACCGCCCGAGTTTAAATCTGTGTTCCTCCGTATTTTGATAATTAAGGGGcccaatttattttacatatacatattttatatagaaaaactaaatatttattaaatttggttGAAAAGGGAccctaaaatattttacatttatataatttattatcacAAATTTTATAAAGATGTTGATGATAAAAactgtaaatatattttaattataaagtaaTTTTCCTAAAAgtagtactatgaatgtggtattgtGACAATTTCCCTAATACCATccttaaatttatattatatttactttagtaatgttcaaatattatataaatattatattatatttggtttagtaatattaaatcgACTCTACTGTAAATATATGTCACATAAGATAGAATGAATCATCAATCTTTTAAGATAAATTTCTTGTCAAAATCAAACTCACTGATTGTGATAATTTCAAAATGTAAGGCCCATATTAAGAAATTAGCCCGGTTTTGATGTTATGAGTGattcaaatttattaataactaaaaaattgtaatttgGTCCAAACATTTGTAAAACAGTAATATCATCAAAAGTCATCTATTCTATgaatacaaatatgaaaaaaaaatctacactTAGAATGGATCAAACTTTAGTTTGTAATAGAACCCGAGATCTGAACcaaacattaaacaaaataactgGATCGTGTAGAACAATAGTTTGGATCATCTATTATCCGAATCTGACTAGAAgccaaatgattttttttttttaaatatacaaaatatgaagaaaaaaaatctaagtaaATATCTTTTAGTACCAAAATAAGTTCTTGAAATCTAAAAAGTAACTTATATTTAGTTTCATGTTTCTTTTGATCTGATCTCTCAAACAGTCAACCCGAACATTACTTCGAATCCAAACTGAGTTTGAATCCAAAATACGTGTTTAGTAGGGTTATAAAACATATCCAAATTGTATTATTAATCGAATTCGAtccaaacatatataaaaccAAATGGAGCCCAAAAAAATTAATCCGAAAATCTAAAAACATAGAGTTACAAAAATATCTTAATTGAAGGATTATTAATCGAAATCGATCCAAACATATATACAACCCAAATAGAGCCATAGACTtgaatcctaaaatctaaaaaaaatgatCTAAATCTAATTAGGTATCTGAATGTTCATGCCTAATTATTAACTCCAAGCATGATGAGCAAAAACCTCtgataataatatatcatagaCAATTTTAGTTTGTTAACAAGACAATAATAACTTTTTGGGATATACTTCTTTTTGTGCATAAAGCTAAGTTATAAATAACTTTTGCCTAACTGTTTACTATATCTGCAACTTTCTAACAATTGCAAAAAATTTCTTGATCGCTAATATCAACTTCTATTCTTGACTTTATTTTGTTAATGTGTTAATCACTCTATATAAACACATTGTCACGGATATTGATTCCTAACATTACTAGAAAAAAAAGCAGAAAGTAGAGAAACAAGAATGGCTGCGAATCTAAGGAACAATGCTTTCTTGTCTTCTCTCATGTTGATTCTCTTGATTGGTTCCTCGTACGCAATCACAAGCTCAGAGATGAGCACAATTTGTGACAAAACTTTGGACCGAGCTTTCTGTCTTAAATTCCTCAATTCGAAATCCGCATCTCCTAATATTCAAGCCTTGGCAAAAACCACACTAGATGCCACACAAGCAAGAGCAACACAAACATCCAAAAGGCTCCAATCTATTATTGATGGAGGCGTCGACCCACGATCCAAGTTAGCTTACAGGTCATGCATGGATGAATACGAGAACACCATTGAAAACCTCGAGGAAGCTGTTGAGCATTTGGCATCTGGCGATGGCTTCGGGATGAATATGAAAGTTTCAGCTGCTTTGGATGGAGCTGATACATGTCTAGATGATGTGAAGAGACTGAGATCTGTAGATGCTTCTGTTGTGAATAACAGTAAGGGAATCAAGAAACTCTGTGGTATTGCTCTTGTTATCTCTAACATGTTACCACGTAGATCTTAATTTGGAACAATCATCATGTGTTTGCACTGATTAAACTGTATTGTTGGTAAGATGTCACTTGaattattatactaaatattaaaagaaaGTAATCTCACGCATTTCATTTCAACATTTATTTTCCTTTAATGAATGTCCTTTTCATCATTTCGTCCAAGCGTAGCTTGTACCAATACATACCCAGCTTAGCATGAAAATTAACTACAACTGGATAATATGAACCAAGATTAAGAATAGACTACGATTTAGTTTTGGTTCCAATGAGTGAAAACATCATCTTAAATGTTGACACTTGACTAATGATGTTGAATTCGGAAACTTTTGATTAAATAGAAGCGATAACTCAGGGATTATAAGAATTAGCAGATCGTCAACGAACTTCTGAATACCAATTGTAAATGAGAAGAACAGATCGGGACATAACGTTTAGTCTAGCAACAATTACATCAAAATGCTATTAACTTGAAATGTTAAATTGGTACATAAGTGACCACGAATGTTTGGAATCCATATTATGTAAGGAGatattaattatgttaattTAAATTGAAGATACAAAATTGGTCGCTTATAAACTTTGAATTACCTCAGCACCCCAGACTCGGCCTACAATATCTTCACCACCACTGTTAGTGTTGTGAAGAAACGAAGAAAATGAAGTTGCGTAgcaaaattttatgttattcGTCATAGAAGATATCAGCTCTTATAGTATGAGCTGATTCTGATTTATGTAACAAACAAATAACCGAAAAAACTAAACCAATAAATTGGAGATGTCAAGTTGGGTTAAATTCCAATTCTAAGTTGCATAAACAACTAGGAgtgttttagttatttttgcCACATGAAAGAAGGTGTCAACATTATATGTTCACTCTTGTTGTGTGTAAATTTTAGCCACCATAAGGTACTTATACCTTTCTAAGTTCTCATATGCATTAACCTATACTTTATATACCCATTTGCATCCAATGGCATGCTTGTCTGGAATGTGTTAGTTGTTTCCAGAGCAATGAGTTCCTCATTCATTGCCATTAATCACTCATAAACTTCTTAGCTTGAGTGAAGGATGTAGGCTCTAGATGGCAACTGCGCAAATATATGTTATGTATTCATCAGAATATTATTAAGGGACATATATGCAAACAAAAGATATGGAAAATATTTATCTGATTCAAAGATATTGCAATAGTCGTGTTGAATTTTGCCATGCTTATAAAACCTAGTCTTTCCATGTCCACCACTATGTTCAAAACCTAGTATATCAAATGTTTCAGCAGATATCAAGCTCCTTCTTAATTCTGGAATATACATGACATTCATGAGTGTCTTAATGAACCTACATAAGCTTTGATGTTGATCATACTAATACCTTCCACTGCTACCGTGTAGTCATTACCAAGTAGTACTTGTCTTGAAGCCAACCCTTGAAACGTGTGAAACCAATACCTCCTAGAAGTAATATGGTAAGAGCATCCAGAATCAGTAACCTACTTATCAAGATGCCACTTATCTGATACCGACAATGCATTAACCATTGATTCAGGATCTATTACAACAACtgcttcaacttcttcttctctacCATACTTCTTCTTGTATGCAATGAAGTCTCTTTTGGTGTGTCCATGTTTCTTGCAGAACCAACAAGTTATCCTAGACCTTGAGCTTGATCTACACTTTCCCTTATCAATTCTCACATGATCTTTCTTCTTAGTCCTCCCTCTAGAATAATATCCTTCGCCATCATAATGTGAAGCCCTAGAGGTCTTAAGATCATGATATTTAGACCTTGTTGCACTTGTCACCTCTTCCAAAGACAAAGTATCCTTGCCGTACTTAAGTGTTTCCTTGAGAGAGTTGAACCGTGAAGGTAGTGAATTTAGGAGCCGAATTGCGTGCACCTCCTCTAGCACAGTTACATTCACGCTAGATAGATAAGAGATAATCTTCAAGAAGTCATCGATATTCTCATCCATTGTCCGAGTGTCAACCACCTTGAACGTATAAAACTTGTGCTGCAAGTGAATCCTATTCGGTAGAGCCTCAGAAAGATATAACCTCTCCAGTGTATACAATGTAGAAGCGGATGATGTACATAACTCGATCTTCATTAACACATGATCTGCCACACTGAGAATGATCAGATTCATTGCCTTCTTAGAAGATGTATTGGGATGACACCTAAGCAAGATccttttataattaatataaaattaaggtTACAACTATTTAAAAGatcttcaaataatatatatgggatTTCCATAACTCTATgaaagtaatatttttaaaaataccatCAACTTTCATAACACCAAAAAgtgatattttctttttctaatacgACGTCTTTGTCTTGGTTTAAGTTATGCGATCTTGTTTGATTTCCATCACTAAATTGTGACGAAATCCCTAACAGATTTCTTGATGTAGTCTTTGACGAATCTCAACGGTGAAAGCTGCATCAcatataagaattaaaaaaatgaatatcaTATGCTCTGTTCCTCTAGCAACACTGCTTTACTTGTGATAAACAAATTTAAGAGGAGAACAAATCAGAAAGGAATTATGAAACAGAGACCTAtgagagaaaaataaaacaagaagaaaaagattgtTGGATACTTCAAATTTTAAGTACTGTAGAAAGAACTATATTCAAGCCTCGTGTGCTCATTGGTAGGcctccaaaaaaaagaaagagtaacagtttttttttgtcaaagaaaaAGTAACATATTAGTACTAGGAATTTCCAAAGAGACAAAGATCATTTCCTCATGTATGATTGTATCTCCACGCCAGACACACacaccaaacaaacaaaacggttacaaataaataatactaaCCTGCACAAATCATTT
The window above is part of the Brassica napus cultivar Da-Ae chromosome C8, Da-Ae, whole genome shotgun sequence genome. Proteins encoded here:
- the LOC106345537 gene encoding pectinesterase inhibitor 1-like produces the protein MAANLRNNAFLSSLMLILLIGSSYAITSSEMSTICDKTLDRAFCLKFLNSKSASPNIQALAKTTLDATQARATQTSKRLQSIIDGGVDPRSKLAYRSCMDEYENTIENLEEAVEHLASGDGFGMNMKVSAALDGADTCLDDVKRLRSVDASVVNNSKGIKKLCGIALVISNMLPRRS